In one window of Kitasatospora sp. MMS16-BH015 DNA:
- a CDS encoding sensor histidine kinase has protein sequence MIERFRDWQRARPTVADLVATLTCLALGLPIALTAAYQQHKSVSLTVLVLVLSCLPLLLRSRRPIPVAAATVLAAELSYALTPSVAATPLSVIFALYWVAVTTDRVTAWRVGFGSAAVLLVSGLLFRPGLDRLAENLGVLGWTGAAVAVGDALRSRRELIASYRDRAERAECTKEDEARRRVTEERIRIARELHDVVAHHITLVNAQAGVAHHLMRRDPEHAYQALERIRDTSRAALDELRATVGLLRGREEGEEPHEPTPGLADLPALLDSFRHAGLTVGLERTGPVEELPQLSELTAYRIVQEALTNTHKHAGAGAALVRLAAGPAALTVTVTDDGIGGGRPGHGGLGHGGGHGMIGMHERARAVGGTLSAGPRPGGGFRVHAELPLRPKG, from the coding sequence ATGATCGAACGGTTCCGGGACTGGCAGCGTGCGCGGCCGACCGTGGCCGATCTCGTCGCCACCCTCACCTGCCTGGCGCTCGGTCTGCCGATCGCGCTGACCGCCGCGTACCAGCAGCACAAGTCGGTCTCGCTGACCGTGCTGGTGCTGGTGCTCTCCTGCCTACCGCTGCTGCTGCGCAGCCGCCGGCCGATCCCGGTGGCCGCGGCCACCGTACTGGCCGCCGAGCTCAGTTACGCCCTCACGCCCTCGGTGGCCGCCACCCCGCTCTCCGTCATCTTCGCGCTCTACTGGGTGGCGGTCACCACCGACCGGGTCACCGCCTGGCGGGTCGGCTTCGGCTCGGCCGCCGTGCTGCTGGTCTCCGGCCTCCTCTTCCGCCCGGGCCTGGACCGGCTGGCCGAGAACCTCGGGGTGCTCGGCTGGACGGGCGCCGCCGTCGCCGTCGGCGACGCGCTGCGCAGCCGCCGGGAGTTGATCGCCTCCTACCGCGACCGGGCCGAACGCGCCGAGTGCACCAAGGAGGACGAGGCCCGGCGCCGGGTCACCGAGGAGCGGATCCGGATCGCCCGCGAGCTGCACGACGTGGTGGCCCACCACATCACCCTGGTGAACGCCCAGGCCGGGGTGGCGCACCACCTGATGCGGCGTGACCCGGAGCACGCCTACCAGGCGCTGGAGCGGATCCGCGACACCAGCCGGGCCGCGCTGGACGAGCTGCGGGCCACCGTGGGCCTGCTGCGCGGCCGCGAGGAGGGCGAGGAGCCGCACGAGCCGACCCCCGGCCTGGCCGACCTGCCCGCCCTGCTCGACTCCTTCCGGCACGCCGGCCTGACGGTGGGTCTGGAACGCACCGGACCGGTCGAGGAGCTGCCGCAGCTCTCCGAACTGACCGCCTACCGGATCGTCCAGGAGGCGCTGACCAACACCCACAAGCACGCCGGGGCCGGCGCGGCCCTGGTCCGGCTGGCCGCCGGGCCGGCGGCGCTGACCGTCACGGTCACCGACGACGGTATCGGCGGCGGCAGACCCGGCCATGGCGGGCTCGGTCACGGCGGCGGGCACGGGATGATCGGCATGCACGAGCGCGCCCGCGCCGTCGGTGGCACCCTGAGCGCCGGGCCCCGCCCGGGCGGCGGCTTCCGGGTGCACGCCGAACTCCCGCTCCGACCCAAGGGCTGA
- a CDS encoding MMPL family transporter, protein MSALARWCHRHRVVTVLLWLGLLLGLAAVSGKAGTAYSNSLSLPSTESSKAMDLLKSSLPAAAGDQDTVVWHSTDGTPVTDPAVKDRMTGALEKIAHSPGVASVAGPYGPHGAAQISADGRTAYAQVVFTQEAMHVAKGDAEQVVKLVEQARTPALDVQAGGGAIGKTERHAGGTSELVGIAAALAILLLIFRSGWAAVLPVLTGAAGVGAGVLGIGLLSHAVSLADTAPTLASLVGLGVGIDYALFVVNRHRKGLMAGLSVEESVARALNTSGRAVVFAGATVVVALLGMLVLGIGFLNGMAIGAAVTVAMTVLAAVTLLPALLGLLKLRVLSRGQRRRLAAGELSAHTDSGAFGRWAAKVEARPLGKALVALALLVAVALPVFSLRLGSSDAGNNPKSSTTRQAYDLMAQGFGPGSNGPLLLVAQTKGPADQQALDHLVAELKQTPGIARVTALPAKPGQQVVPVSVVPTSSPQSEQTTELITHLRKEVIPAAEHGTGLEVVVGGATATSADFAEVLTGKLPLFVGIIVGLGCLLMMIAFRSLLVPLLGAVMNLLTMGVAFGVIIAVFQWGWGSEALGAGAAGPVEAFAPTMIIAILFGLSMDYQVFLISRMHEEWHRTGDNHRSVRVGHGETGLVITAAAVIMGSVFASFMFGGQRMIAEFGLGLSVAVLMDVLLVRLVLVPALMHRFGKANWWLPRWLDRALPHVSVEGEPDPEPVRAPQPTVVGQAAPSDADASLDADAAGDRRSRAGRR, encoded by the coding sequence ATGTCCGCCCTTGCCCGCTGGTGCCACCGGCACCGGGTCGTGACCGTCTTGCTCTGGCTCGGCCTGCTCCTCGGCCTGGCCGCCGTCTCCGGCAAGGCCGGGACGGCCTACAGCAACAGCCTGTCGCTGCCCTCGACCGAATCCAGCAAGGCCATGGACCTGCTGAAGTCGAGCCTGCCGGCCGCCGCCGGCGACCAGGACACCGTGGTCTGGCACAGCACCGACGGCACCCCGGTGACCGATCCGGCCGTCAAGGACCGGATGACCGGCGCCCTGGAGAAGATCGCGCACAGCCCCGGCGTCGCCTCGGTGGCCGGCCCGTACGGCCCGCACGGCGCCGCGCAGATCAGCGCGGACGGCCGCACCGCCTACGCCCAGGTGGTCTTCACCCAGGAGGCCATGCACGTGGCCAAGGGGGACGCCGAGCAGGTGGTCAAGCTGGTCGAGCAGGCCCGCACCCCGGCGCTGGACGTGCAGGCCGGCGGCGGGGCGATCGGCAAGACCGAGCGGCACGCGGGCGGCACCAGCGAGCTGGTCGGGATCGCCGCCGCGCTGGCCATCCTGCTGCTGATCTTCCGCTCGGGCTGGGCCGCCGTGCTGCCGGTGCTGACCGGCGCGGCCGGGGTCGGGGCCGGGGTGCTCGGCATCGGCCTGCTCAGCCACGCCGTCTCGCTGGCCGACACCGCGCCGACGCTGGCCTCGCTGGTCGGCCTCGGGGTCGGGATCGACTACGCGCTCTTCGTGGTCAACCGGCACCGCAAGGGGCTGATGGCGGGCCTGAGCGTGGAGGAGTCGGTGGCACGGGCGCTGAACACCTCCGGCCGGGCCGTGGTCTTCGCCGGCGCGACCGTGGTGGTGGCGCTGCTCGGCATGCTGGTGCTCGGCATCGGCTTCCTGAACGGCATGGCGATCGGCGCCGCCGTCACCGTGGCGATGACCGTGCTGGCCGCCGTCACCCTGCTGCCCGCCCTGCTCGGGCTGCTGAAGCTGCGGGTGCTCAGCCGCGGCCAGCGCCGCCGGCTGGCCGCCGGGGAGCTCTCGGCGCACACCGACAGCGGCGCCTTCGGCCGCTGGGCGGCCAAGGTCGAGGCCCGGCCGCTGGGCAAGGCGCTGGTCGCCCTCGCCCTGCTGGTCGCCGTGGCGCTGCCGGTCTTCTCGCTGCGCCTCGGCAGCTCGGACGCCGGCAACAACCCCAAGAGCAGCACCACCCGGCAGGCGTACGACCTGATGGCGCAGGGCTTCGGCCCGGGCTCCAACGGGCCGCTGCTGCTGGTCGCGCAGACCAAGGGACCGGCTGACCAGCAGGCCCTCGACCACCTGGTCGCCGAGCTGAAGCAGACGCCCGGCATCGCCCGGGTGACGGCACTGCCGGCGAAGCCGGGCCAGCAGGTCGTCCCGGTGAGCGTGGTGCCGACCAGCTCCCCGCAGTCCGAGCAGACCACGGAGCTGATCACCCACCTGCGCAAGGAGGTCATCCCGGCGGCCGAGCACGGCACCGGCCTGGAGGTGGTGGTCGGCGGTGCGACGGCGACCTCGGCGGACTTCGCCGAGGTGCTCACCGGCAAGCTGCCGCTCTTCGTGGGGATCATCGTGGGCCTCGGCTGCCTGCTGATGATGATCGCCTTCCGCAGCCTGCTGGTGCCGCTGCTCGGCGCCGTGATGAACCTGCTCACCATGGGTGTGGCCTTCGGGGTGATCATCGCGGTCTTCCAGTGGGGCTGGGGCTCCGAGGCGCTGGGCGCCGGCGCGGCCGGGCCGGTGGAGGCCTTCGCCCCCACGATGATCATCGCGATCCTGTTCGGCCTCTCGATGGACTACCAGGTCTTCCTGATCAGCCGGATGCACGAGGAGTGGCACCGGACGGGGGACAACCACCGCTCGGTGCGGGTGGGCCACGGCGAGACCGGCCTGGTGATCACCGCCGCCGCCGTGATCATGGGATCGGTCTTCGCGAGCTTCATGTTCGGCGGGCAGCGCATGATCGCCGAGTTCGGCCTGGGCCTCTCGGTGGCGGTGCTGATGGACGTGCTGCTGGTGCGGCTGGTGCTGGTGCCGGCGCTGATGCACCGGTTCGGCAAGGCCAACTGGTGGCTGCCCCGCTGGCTGGACCGGGCGCTGCCGCACGTCTCGGTGGAGGGCGAGCCCGACCCCGAGCCGGTCCGCGCACCTCAGCCGACCGTGGTCGGCCAGGCCGCTCCGTCGGACGCGGACGCTTCGCTGGACGCCGACGCCGCGGGTGACCGGCGCAGCCGTGCCGGTCGGCGCTGA
- a CDS encoding MASE1 domain-containing protein produces the protein MAAVLRETEAGRRGATALAVLGLALGYWVGGKLGLLAQVVVGGVHVTPLWPPTGVAVAGLLLFGLRVWPGIAIGALAVIAGFGPLTPGSFAIAAGSTAAPVAAVLLLGRMGFRVELDRLRDGVALVFLGAFLSTVVSASAACLVLSAEGAVPTGQFWPVWSAWWTGDAMGVLVVTPLLLAARSARLPREVPPHRWAEAAALVASTVLLVVVATRSTLSLLFLVFPVVMWAALRFRLAGAAPCALTVSLFAVPAAVGHTGPFAGHGLLATMVVLQAFNAVAALTGLLLAAVTTERENTLQTIEQACAALAEVVERLAPVEGRERGTDRDG, from the coding sequence ATGGCTGCTGTGCTGCGCGAAACGGAGGCCGGGAGACGGGGGGCCACGGCCCTGGCGGTGCTCGGCCTCGCGCTCGGGTACTGGGTGGGCGGCAAGCTCGGCCTGCTCGCCCAGGTGGTGGTCGGCGGCGTGCACGTCACCCCGCTCTGGCCGCCCACCGGGGTCGCGGTGGCCGGGCTGCTGCTGTTCGGCCTGCGGGTCTGGCCCGGGATCGCGATCGGCGCGCTGGCGGTGATCGCGGGCTTCGGCCCCCTCACCCCCGGCTCCTTCGCGATCGCCGCCGGCAGCACGGCCGCGCCGGTGGCCGCGGTGCTGCTGCTCGGCCGGATGGGCTTCCGGGTGGAGCTGGACCGGCTGCGGGACGGGGTGGCCCTGGTCTTCCTGGGGGCGTTCCTCTCCACCGTGGTCAGCGCGAGTGCGGCCTGCCTGGTGCTCTCCGCCGAGGGGGCGGTGCCGACCGGCCAGTTCTGGCCGGTCTGGTCGGCCTGGTGGACCGGGGACGCGATGGGCGTGCTGGTGGTCACCCCGCTGCTGCTGGCCGCCCGCTCCGCCCGGCTGCCCCGGGAGGTGCCGCCGCACCGCTGGGCCGAGGCGGCGGCCCTGGTGGCGAGCACCGTGCTGCTCGTGGTGGTGGCCACCCGCAGCACGCTCTCGCTGCTCTTCCTGGTCTTCCCGGTGGTCATGTGGGCCGCGCTGCGGTTCCGGCTGGCCGGCGCCGCGCCCTGCGCGCTGACGGTCTCCCTCTTCGCCGTCCCCGCCGCCGTCGGCCACACCGGCCCGTTCGCCGGCCACGGCCTGCTCGCCACCATGGTCGTGCTGCAGGCGTTCAACGCCGTGGCCGCGCTGACCGGCCTGCTGCTCGCCGCCGTCACCACCGAGCGGGAGAACACCCTGCAGACCATCGAGCAGGCCTGCGCCGCTCTCGCCGAGGTGGTGGAGCGCCTCGCTCCCGTGGAGGGCCGGGAGCGGGGCACGGACCGGGACGGCTGA